Part of the Candidatus Ancaeobacter aquaticus genome, TCTTTAAACCCTTTATTATCGTAGAGATAATCCCATATATCAGGAGTATTCTTAATGACTTGCAGGTATGTTTTTGTGATAACTCTCTCAAGTATCGGATTAGTATACCGGAATGAATCAACCGTCATGGGATTGACCGTTTTATCCAGCTTTTTTATACCACGTTCAATTGATCGTGCAGCCATGTGATGGCCGGAATTTTTTGTTATATACAATATAAATATATTTCTGTTACTCATAAGAGCCTTTGTTATAATTCTTTTTTTGTTCAACGTCAACAAAAATGAGACAGAACTTTAAGGGTTTTTACTTTGGTATTTCAGCATTTTTTGTTATGATGCATGAAACATAGGGGGATATTATGGATAAGATTCTGCACATATTAGAGAAAGATGCGCGCACAACACCACAAGAAATTGCAAAAATGACCGACATGACAGTAGCACAAATAAAGAAAAAGATCTCTCAGTATGAAAAAAATGGAACACTTCTTGCCTATAAAGCAGTTATTAATAAAGATAAAATTGATCGTGCATCACGAACAATTAAAGCGATTATTGAAGTAAAAATTGTTCCTGAAAAAGCTAAAGGTTTTGATGCGGTTGCTGAACGTATATATAAATTCTCTGAGGTAACAAGCTGTTATTTACTTTCAGGCGGATATGACCTCCTGCTCGTTGTTGAAGGTAAAGACCTTCTGGAAATCGGAAGATTTGTTACAGAGAAACTCTCCCCTATGGACCACGTAAAGGGAACGGTAACACATTTCTTGCTAAAAAAATATAAAGAGAACGGGGTTACATTTGATGGACCCGTCGACGATAAAAGAATACCAATATCATTTTAAGGCAAAAGTAATAAGTAAATATGAATATATCTGATAAAGCACACAATTTAAAACCGTCTGGCATACGGGCATT contains:
- a CDS encoding Lrp/AsnC family transcriptional regulator, with translation MDKILHILEKDARTTPQEIAKMTDMTVAQIKKKISQYEKNGTLLAYKAVINKDKIDRASRTIKAIIEVKIVPEKAKGFDAVAERIYKFSEVTSCYLLSGGYDLLLVVEGKDLLEIGRFVTEKLSPMDHVKGTVTHFLLKKYKENGVTFDGPVDDKRIPISF